In Pecten maximus chromosome 10, xPecMax1.1, whole genome shotgun sequence, one genomic interval encodes:
- the LOC117336697 gene encoding perlucin-like protein: protein LSQNPFLIKLYFSVAKLTVPDDQPFNVAKSTTTTQPTPAERTPQTPVPVKAPPSEVCEVGWLEFQRDCYYFSDDKRTWNSALTQCHNMGGHLARIYTTEENRFIQDTARNREDGGSYDGYWLGGSDIRNEGVWEWHETRKEIGPLFWHQSEPNSFQGDQDCLQLYVHHGFQWDDEVCAIPRHYVCEKPAKFD, encoded by the exons TTGTCACAAAATccatttttaataaaattatatttttcagtCGCGAAGCTAACAGTTCCTGATGATCAGCCATTCAACGTAGCTAAATCAACGACAACTACCCAGCCCACCCCTGCCGAGAGGACGCCACAGACCCCTGTACCGGTAAAAGCTCCCCCATCGGAGGTATGCGAAGTTGGGTGGTTAGAATTTCAACGTGACTGTTATTACTTCAGCGATGACAAACGCACGTGGAATTCAGCACTA ACACAGTGCCATAACATGGGAGGACATCTTGCCAGAATATATACTACCGAGGAAAACCGGTTCATACAAGACACAGCCCGGAACAGAGAAG ATGGTGGTTCTTACGATGGCTACTGGCTCGGAGGTTCTGACATCCGGAATGAGGGAGTATGGGAATGGCACGAGACACGTAAGGAGATAGGACCGTTATTCTGGCACCAGAGTGAACCGAATAGTTTCCAAGGAGACCAGGACTGTCTCCAGTTGTATGTTCATCATGGCTTCCAGTGGGACGACGAGGTTTGTGCTATTCCAAGACACTACGTGTGTGAAAAACCCGCCAAATTTGATTGA
- the LOC117336373 gene encoding alpha-1,3-mannosyl-glycoprotein 4-beta-N-acetylglucosaminyltransferase C-like yields the protein MKIRLIPRRVYIPSVVFILCIIIQLRILFVVPSDKENRTCNEKRPVGKKTQENTPKLITTNTVQTNNIYDEWLSEFKNPLIGVKLTKNVTNFLTTGLDLVRNSSLSYKYSQHSKSRLVSVGILVNEIGQLDKTFKTMDTLLEENAGEDRKKFLLILQLSMRDADLGVKVFKDAMKRYADFYETGQVHIVIGPSDLYHRFGIPKETDADMRKEILDYALLFLYSRYLATYFVQLEPGIVCERSIIRNILKIAKVQTGIWFGLDFGHFGFIGTLFHSTFLQSMAEYLASRYRIENINVLLRQLYQTISKKCLIFTNSSPCLHHDIDRLKSRFLFERGDNTDLLKGDNPPAIIDTTMTLFGNHSPEKAYDNDNSTFFWASSLALGDNFRLIFNSTVNISRVTVMTGSDNGEKDRLSSGYLRMGTGSPPCKNLIRRGVFVRGYVDTIEQGISDFPSDVNCLSIDVTRPQKQWLVLRDIKVFLRKPDT from the exons ATGAAGATCCGATTGATCCCTCGAAGGGTGTACATCCCCTCCGTCGTGTTCATtctgtgtataattatacagCTACGCATCCTTTTTGTTG TACCATCAGACAAAGAAAACCGGACCTGTAATGAAAAGCGTCCAGTTGGGAAGAAAACACAGGAAAACACACCGAAACTTATTACTACAAAT ACTGTCCAGACAAATAACATCTATGATGAATGGTTATCTGAGTTCAAGAATCCCCTAATTGGAGTCAAACTGACAAAGAATGTAACTAATTTTCTGACGACGGGACTCGATTTGGTCCGGAACAGCTCCCTCTCCTACAAGTACTCACAACATAGCAAATCTC GGTTAGTCAGCGTAGGAATACTGGTGAATGAAATTGGCCAACTGGATAAAACCTTTAAAACGATGGATACTCTTTTGGAGGAGAATGCTGGCGAAGACAGGAAAAAGTTCCTACTCATTCTTCAACTTTCTATGCGAGACGCTGACCTCGGGGTCAAAGTCTTTAAGGACGCCATGAAGCGTTATGCCGACTTTTATGAGACCGGTCAAGTTCATATCGTCATTGGACCTTCGGATTTGTACCATCGATTTGGTATTCCGAAGGAAACAGATGCAGACATGCGTAAAGAGATCCTTGACTACGCGCTACTGTTCCTTTATTCAAGATACCTAGCAACGTATTTTGTCCAGTTAGAACCGGGAATCGTCTGTGAACGATCtattatcagaaatattttaaagatcGCCAAAGTTCAGACAGGGATCTGGTTTGGACTCGACTTCGGACATTTCGGATTTATTGGTACTCTGTTTCATTCTACTTTTCTCCAGAGCATGGCAGAATATCTAGCCTCTCGGTATCGGATTGAAAACATCAACGTATTATTACGCCAATTGTATCAGACAATTTCAAAAAAGTGTTTAATCTTCACTAATTCTTCGCCTTGTCTGCATCACGATATAGATCGACTGAAAAGCAGGTTTCTCTTcgaaaggggagataacactgatctgttaaagggagataatccaccCGCAATAATTGATACCACGATGACGTTGTTTGGAAACCATTCACCAGAAAAAGCTTACGATAATGACAACTCAACGTTTTTTTGGGCTTCGTCTTTAGCACTAGGAgacaatttcagattgatatttAACTCAACTGTTAACATATCGCGGGTAACTGTGATGACCGGAAGTGACAACGGCGAGAAAGACCGGTTGTCATCCGGGTATCTTCGAATGGGGACAGGTAGCCCTCCGTGTAAAAATCTGATCAGAAGAGGGGTGTTTGTACGCGGCTATGTGGACACAATAGAACAAGGAATCAGTGACTTCCCCTCTGACGTAAACTGTTTGTCGATTGACGTCACGCGCCCACAGAAACAATGGCTCGTTTTACGAGACATCAAAGTTTTTTTGCGAAAACCGGATACTTGA